The window GAAATTTTCGTGAATGAATGGAAACTTTACGCTCGTGAAAACGTCTATACAATTAGGAATAAAGTATCTTTCCAAGACGAAGCAAATAGGTTAAAACAGAAGATGGGTCATTTTTTATGGGAAGAGGATCGAACAGAAGATTCTTGGAAGATGGTTGGCACTTATTTTAATGAAAATTCAAAGGAAAATGAAAAAATTACCCTACTGATGACGGACATAAAGGCAAATCCAACTACGAATGTATGGTATGAAGTCCATGCTATCGGTTGGGAAGAGGAAAAGTCCTTGAGTCAAGTGGAAAAATTTTACGAGACTGCTTCCATTATTTTTCACGAAGAACCTGAAATATTTTCTTGTGTAATCGGCGAAATCAGTGATATTATTGAAGTTAGTTTGAAAAACAGAGCGGACGAATTATTACGCAGTTTTTCGGCGAGTGAGATGGAATCGTTGACGGAAGATACATTCATCTCCATATCTGCATATAATGACCAGTGGGAACGTTTTTTACCCACACCTAATGGAAAAATGAACTTGCAACTTGGCCTAAGGAAAAACGGATTGGGCGATAAGATTACCGTCGTAATCGGCACGCCAATCATAACTATTGAATATTAATATATAGAACATAGGACGCGGAGGGGAAGACCTTGGAAAAAATCATCGTCCGCGGTGGAAACAGATTAACTGGTACTGTAAAAGTAGAAGGCGCAAAAAACGCAGTACTTCCTGTTATTGCCGCAACACTATTAGCTAGTAAAGGTAAATGTGAAATTTTAGATGTACCTGAGCTCTCTGATGTTTATACGATAAATGAAGTTTTACGCTATTTAAATGCTGAAGTTAGCTTTGATAATAATCGTATAACTGTCGATGCAACAAAAGAATTAAATACGGAAGCTCCTTTCGAATATGTACGAAAAATGCGTGCATCAGTGCTTGTAATGGGATCGTTACTTGCTAGAAACGGACGTGCAAAAATTGCTTTACCTGGTGGATGTGCAATCGGTTCAAGACCAATTGATCAACATTTAAAAGGTTTCGAAGCAATGGGTGCGAAGGTAAAAGTAGGAAACGGCTATATCGATGCAGTTGTTGACGGAAGACTTAAGGGAGCGAAAGTATATCTTGATTTCCCAAGTGTTGGAGCAACAGAGAATATCATGATGGCAGCAACGTTAGCAGACGGAACAACGATCTTAGAGAACGTAGCAAAAGAACCAGAAATCGTGGACTTAGCTAACTTCCTTAACTCAATGGGTGCAAAAATCCGTGGAGCAGGAACAGGTACAATCCGCATTGAAGGTGTAGAAGAATTAAACGGTACACGTCACCACATCATTCCAGACCGTATTGAAGCAGGAACATTCATGGTAGCTGCCGCAATTACTGGCGGTAATGTATTAGTTCAAGGTGCTGTATATGAACATTTAAGCTCTCTTATTGCAAAAATGCAAGAAATGGGCGTTCAAATTACGGAAGAGCCAACTGGTTTACGTGTTATCGGACCAGAGAAGTTAAAATCTATTGACATTAAAACAATGCCACATCCAGGATTCCCGACAGATATGCAATCCCAAATGATGTCCTTATTACTGGCAGCTGAAGGCACAAGTATGATCACGGAAACGGTATTTGAAAACCGCTTCATGCACGTGGAAGAATTCCGTCGCATGAATGGCGACATCAAAATCGAAGGCCGTTCTGTTATTATTTCTGGACCATCGAAGCTACAAGGTGCAGAAGTGGCAGCAACTGATTTACGTGCAGCAGCAGCATTAGTTTTAGCTGGTTTAATTGCTGATGGTTATACTCGTGTAACAGAACTGAAACACTTAGACCGCGGCTACGTAAACTTCCATGAGAAGTTAGCTGCTTTAGGTGCAGACGTAGAGCGTATTAATGATAAAGTTGATACAGCAGTTGAAATGTTAGAGCAAGCAAAAGAAGCGTAATGCTTATGTTTGATAAATAGTAGGGTTCAGGTCCATTTAGTTGGATCTGGGCCCTTTTTATTTATAAATATTCACCTTGTTTATGCCACATACCTAACTAGTGTGCCCAGAATGGTTACAATTATGTAACAAAATATGTCCAAGGAAATATTTGTTGGGGGAGTGGGGAGGATAGTGTGTGGTTAGGTATATAAGAGGTGAGTAGAAGGTATTGTTTGGAAGGATTGAAACAGAAGGATGTGAGAATATCTAATGTTGGAGAAGGATTGAAACACAAGCAAGTAAGATTGAAACACAAGTAGTTAGGATTGAAACAGAAAAGGTTGAATTTGAAACACAAATCTAATGGTGGAGAAGGATTGAAACAGAAGCATGTAAGATTGAAACACAAATAGTTAAGATTGAAACAGAAAAGGTTGAATTTGAAACACAAAACGATAGGATTGAAACACAAATAAAAATGCTAGTATCTACCCAATCCCCTTAGTTTCCCTACTAAAATGCAACTCTCCAAAATCCACACGTCTAAAACCTTCAACTTTCCGTTAATACTTGTCATAATTGCTTGTCCTCCTCCATAGAATTGGAAAGAGAACAAACTATTTACAAAACGGAGGGCCGAACACTTATGATTAATATTAAACCACTCATCGTACTCTTATCCCTACTATTCGTTATGATTCTTATGGTTCCGACATTGTTAGTGCTGCCGTTTGCTGACAAGGGAAGCGGCAAATTAACAGAGGAACTAGATGCAAAGCATTTACAACCGCTTAAAATTGGTCCTGATATGAACGTTGCCGTTTATCGCAGTGAATTAAAAGAAATCGTTGAAATACCAATAGAAGAATACGTGGTTGGAGTTGTTTCTGCTGAAATGGGGCCACAGTTTGAGTTAGAAGCATTGAAGGCACAAGCGCTCGCAGCTAGAACGTATGTCGTGAAGCAAATGCTTGCCGGTAAATCCATTAGTGCCCCAGAAGGCGCTCACGTGACAGATACGGTGTTAGATCAAGTATATAAAAGTAGAGAGCAACTAAGGGCAGGCTGGGGAGCTGAGTTTGCACCGCGCATTGCGAAAGTGGCGGAAGCGGTCGAAGCTACGGCCGGTAAAGTCATAACGTTCAACAACGAACCAATTGATGCGAGCTTTTTTTCCACAAGCAATGGGTTTACAGAGAACTCAGAGGAATACTGGCAAAATGAATATCCATACTTAAGAAGTGTCGAGAGCCC is drawn from Bacillus alkalisoli and contains these coding sequences:
- a CDS encoding YwmB family TATA-box binding protein, with protein sequence MKNWIGFIFIVLLCFTAVIVGNERSGAQAINSITSTELEEIIRVYEQNEIFVNEWKLYARENVYTIRNKVSFQDEANRLKQKMGHFLWEEDRTEDSWKMVGTYFNENSKENEKITLLMTDIKANPTTNVWYEVHAIGWEEEKSLSQVEKFYETASIIFHEEPEIFSCVIGEISDIIEVSLKNRADELLRSFSASEMESLTEDTFISISAYNDQWERFLPTPNGKMNLQLGLRKNGLGDKITVVIGTPIITIEY
- the murA gene encoding UDP-N-acetylglucosamine 1-carboxyvinyltransferase, with protein sequence MEKIIVRGGNRLTGTVKVEGAKNAVLPVIAATLLASKGKCEILDVPELSDVYTINEVLRYLNAEVSFDNNRITVDATKELNTEAPFEYVRKMRASVLVMGSLLARNGRAKIALPGGCAIGSRPIDQHLKGFEAMGAKVKVGNGYIDAVVDGRLKGAKVYLDFPSVGATENIMMAATLADGTTILENVAKEPEIVDLANFLNSMGAKIRGAGTGTIRIEGVEELNGTRHHIIPDRIEAGTFMVAAAITGGNVLVQGAVYEHLSSLIAKMQEMGVQITEEPTGLRVIGPEKLKSIDIKTMPHPGFPTDMQSQMMSLLLAAEGTSMITETVFENRFMHVEEFRRMNGDIKIEGRSVIISGPSKLQGAEVAATDLRAAAALVLAGLIADGYTRVTELKHLDRGYVNFHEKLAALGADVERINDKVDTAVEMLEQAKEA
- the spoIID gene encoding stage II sporulation protein D codes for the protein MINIKPLIVLLSLLFVMILMVPTLLVLPFADKGSGKLTEELDAKHLQPLKIGPDMNVAVYRSELKEIVEIPIEEYVVGVVSAEMGPQFELEALKAQALAARTYVVKQMLAGKSISAPEGAHVTDTVLDQVYKSREQLRAGWGAEFAPRIAKVAEAVEATAGKVITFNNEPIDASFFSTSNGFTENSEEYWQNEYPYLRSVESPWDEVSPAFTDKKVVTLAEFQHELGVTLPADGSVGKIVSRTTGDRVGEVEINGKKLKGREVREKLELRSSDFTWERSGNEIIITTKGYGHGVGMSQYGANGMAKLGSTHEQILTHYYQGVQIASADQYMNKLTAKSN